A region from the Papaver somniferum cultivar HN1 unplaced genomic scaffold, ASM357369v1 unplaced-scaffold_22, whole genome shotgun sequence genome encodes:
- the LOC113340650 gene encoding ferritin-3, chloroplastic-like, with protein MLLRASPSTAAFSLSTAVVDNVNQFPSSSSSVSFSSQRRTDGFVMSVSKNESNNRSPVTGVVFEPFEEVKKELQLVPDLPQQSIARHKFTDDCEAAINEQINVEYNVSYVYHALYAYFDRDNVALKGFAKFFKEASVEEREHAELLMEYQNRRGGKIKLQALVMPMTEYDHLEKGEALYAMELALSLEKLTNEKLLQLHSVADANNDVQLADFVESTFLTEQVEAIKKISEFVAQLRRIGKGHGVWHFDQMLLNA; from the exons ATGCTTCTGAGAGCATCTCCATCGACGGCCGCATTTTCACTATCAACAGCTGTAGTTGATAATGTGAATCAAttcccttcatcttcttcttctgtgaGTTTTTCATCGCAGAGAAGAACTGATGGATTTGTGATGAGCGTATCGAAAAACGAATCGAATAATCGTAGTCCGGTGACCGGTGTTGTTTTTGAACCATTTGAAGAAGTTAAGAAAGAGCTTCAATTAGTACCAGATCTTCCTCAACAATCTATTGCTCGTCATAAGTTTACAGATGATTGTGAAGCTGCCATTAATGAACAGATCAA CGTGGAATACAATGTATCGTATGTGTATCACGCTTTGTACGCGTACTTCGACCGGGATAACGTTGCTCTCAAAGGATTTGCTAA GTTCTTTAAGGAAGCTAGTGTAGAGGAAAGGGAACATGCTGAGCTACTTATGGAATATCAG AATAGAAGAGGGGGCAAAATCAAGCTGCAAGCTTTGGTGATGCCCATGACTGAATATGATCACCTTGAGAAAGGAGAAGCATTGTATG CCATGGAACTTGCATTGTCTCTCGAGAAGTTAACAAATGAGAAGCTTCTCCAGTTACATAGT gTAGCAGATGCTAACAATGATGTGCAATTAGCCGATTTTGTTGAAAGCACATTCTTGACTGAGCAG GTGGAAGCCATTAAGAAGATCTCTGAATTTGTTGCCCAATTGAGAAGGATCGGCAAGGGGCATG GGGTATGGCATTTTGACCAAATGCTCTTGAATGCATGA